The proteins below come from a single Paramormyrops kingsleyae isolate MSU_618 chromosome 25, PKINGS_0.4, whole genome shotgun sequence genomic window:
- the LOC140582723 gene encoding uncharacterized protein, whose amino-acid sequence MEKQSHFTFHVILTEMSPEKSPEDCWAVLRAAKKDFLAVLGKVYPEEMPLECAECCLVLYYLEATVILKHLQPPGVVEHMTVQEWMTRSTSEADHTVIVVKEHKTSAQQAATFALSSEEETWFDIYFTQVRPQLLSSKRSRTTLDDLGGDKRFFVSTTGRLVFNASNDLNRLHQKYKVDPVTYQTARRIFETATKDLTDQEKSLVADYLTHSTATADEHYRMKQSRNVVLASKLLKKLAGDSSADSAEEGPSCSARGAARDAALASNQQMDVQAAFDQLLRTHPVTLDGDIPDKTARSQTSGRFQRQLYDRWLKAQMRMRVRHVLSHFGRRQPTESRVDAWIRNQGWKSNVPSAASVLKDWRPVGSGDTAVDSSHIQELIHNQKWKGLVVMDIAGKGKGVCATRQFQAGEVVCDYHGPVVTATEGQRIHSSTKEEESGYMFFFRNSHKSECACHPGIQPFGRLINHSHKKANLRPRLYSPAVGGQDVILLLALNRINVGEELLFDYEVQRKSFRGEGLRTIENM is encoded by the exons atggagaagcagagccattttacatt tcatgtcattctcacggagatgagcccagagaagagtccagaggactgctgggccgtgctgagggctgccaagaaagacttcttggcagtccttggcaaggtgtatccggaggagatgcccctggagtgtgcagagtgctgccttgtcctctactacctggaggccacggtgattctgaagcatctccagccaccaggcgtggtggagcacatgacc gtccaggagtggatgaccaggagcacgtccgaggccgaccatacggtgattgtggtgaaggaacacaagacgtcggcgcagcaagcggccacgtttgcattgtcctctgaggaggagacg tggttcgacatctacttcacccaggtacggccacagctcctgagctccaagaggagccggacgacactggatgacctgggaggagacaaaCGGTTCTTCGTCTCCACCACAGGCAGGCTGGTGTTCAACGCTTCgaatgacctcaaccggctgcaccaaaa atacaaggtggatccagtcacctaccagacggcccggcgcatctttgagacggccaccaaggacttgacggaccaagagaagtccttggtggccgattacctcactcattccactgcgacggctgacgagcactaccggatgaagcagtcgcggaatgtggtgctggccagtaagctgctgaagaagctggcaggtgactcaag cgctgactccgcagaggaaggacccagctgttctgcccgtggtgccgcacgggatgctgccctggcatccaaccaacagatggatgtccaggcagcgttcgatcagctccttcggacccaccccgtgaccctggatggcgacatcccagacaagacagcacgctcgcagacgtcaggccggtttcagcggcagctctatgatcgctggctgaaggcccagatgaggatgcgcgtacggcatgtcttgt cacactttggcagacggcagcccaccgagtcccgggtcgacgcttggatcaggaaccaaggctggaaaagtaacgttcccagcgcggccagcgttctgaaggactggagaccagtgggttcgggggacactgccgtggactctagccacatccaggagctcatccacaaccagaagtggaagggacttgtggtgatggacattgcggggaaggggaagggagtctgcgccacccggcagttccaggctggtgaggtggtgtgtgactaccacgggccggtagtcacagccactgagggccagcggattcactcatcgacgaaggaagaagaatctggctacatgttcttcttccggaacagccataagtctgagtgtgcctgtcacccgggcatacagccttttggccggctgattaatcattcccataagaaggccaacctccggccaagactgtacagcccagccgtcgggggacaggacgttattttgcttttggccctgaacaggattaatgttggggaggaactgttgttcgattatgaggtgcagaggaaatcgttcaggggagagggactgagaaccattgagaacatgtag